From the Babylonia areolata isolate BAREFJ2019XMU chromosome 15, ASM4173473v1, whole genome shotgun sequence genome, one window contains:
- the LOC143290257 gene encoding uncharacterized protein LOC143290257, giving the protein MLRFVLTMTTTTTMMMMMMMMWGQLSTGTALADNAANNNNNNNHDNPNPNTAAPQRQVHGRAPSDSSHALSDSSHALSAVTKLSSVVEVCQWLCQRQSPNFDYGCPPSCDGGALGAWSKRAAARGRRFDDFSFGFDDYLFMKLLGRDLGVLQRV; this is encoded by the exons ATGCTGCGCTTCGtgctgacgatgacgacgacgacgacgatgatgatgatgatgatgatgatgtggggccAGCTGTCTACGGGCACGGCCCTCGCCGACAAtgccgccaacaacaacaacaacaataaccatgacaaccccaaccccaacaccgcAGCCCCGCAACGTCAGGTTCACGGCCGCGCCCCCTCCGACTCAAGCCACGCCCTCTCCGACTCAAGCCACGCCCTCTCCGCCGTCACCAAGCTAAGCTCAGTGGTGGAGGTGTGTCAGTGGCTCTGTCAGAG ACAAAGCCCCAACTTTGACTACGGCTGCCCACCCAGCTGTGACGGGGGTGCTCTTGGGGCCTGGTCCAAGCGTGCCGCTGCCAGGGGGAGACGGTTCGATGACTTCAGttttgg GTTCGATGACTATTTGTTCATGAAGTTGCTGGGCCGTGACCTCGGGGTGCTACAACGGGTCTGA